A window of the Malaclemys terrapin pileata isolate rMalTer1 chromosome 6, rMalTer1.hap1, whole genome shotgun sequence genome harbors these coding sequences:
- the SPAG8 gene encoding sperm-associated antigen 8: MERERPREDGTPQGSDLTEQALLHSQGELPGSNGETPFNVAEMPPCHREQSPCMAETPGEMPPSNAEMEPCLVEMPPCHGEPGGSLGELLPCVVEMLPSKAEMPEEQPRLVSRGKCLVHNWQEERATNELDQVPSPELGSEGFFYRHGHRGLLTLQLLSQLADSTTMKDSYRRPRRTGLPVRGQREAMLELMLYQKYRKETLTELYPPAGPMESLSTTHRHYCKEGFQPVLPPPSRPHDYRLEQPHTFWLESAHQLPGVSNIRTSDTPFRRNATFTTPISEYLDQPLPYAPENYPKL; the protein is encoded by the exons ATGGAGCGAGAGCGGCCGCGCGAGGACGGGACCCCGCAGGG GTCAGATCTTACAGAGCAAGCCTTGCTGCACAGCCAGGGAGAGCTGCCAGGGAGCAACGGAGAGACGCCGTTCAATGTGGCTGAGATGCCGCCCTGCCACAGAGAGCAATCGCCTTGCATGGCAGAGACGCCTGGAGAAATGCCACCCAGCAACGCTGAGATGGAGCCCTGTCTGGTTGAGATGCCACCCTGCCATGGAGAGCCGGGGGGCAGCCTTGGAGAACTGCTGCCCTGCGTGGTCGAGATGCTGCCCAGCAAGGCTGAGATGCCTGAGGAGCAACCGAGGCTTGTGTCCCGAGGGAAATGCCTAGTCCATAACTGGCAGGAAGAG AGAGCCACGAACGAGCTGGATCAAGTGCCGAGTCCAGAGCTGGGCAGCGAGGGCTTCTTCTACCGGCACGGGCACCGCGGGCTGCTCACCCTCCAGCTCCTCTCGCAGCTGGCCGACAGCACCACCATGAAGGATTCCTACCGCAGGCCCCGGAGGACCGGGCTGCCTGTGAGAG ggcagcgGGAGGCCATGCTGGAGTTAATGCTGTACCAGAAATACAG GAAGGAGACCCTGACGGAGCTTTACCCTCCCGCCGGGCCCATGGAGTCGCTCTCCACCACCCACCGGCACTACTGCAAGGAGGGCTTCCAGCCCGTGCTGCCGCCCCCCAGCAGG CCCCACGACTATCGCCTGGAGCAGCCCCACACCTTCTGGCTGGAGAGCGCCCACCAGCTGCCT GGCGTCTCCAACATCCGTACCAGCGACACCCCCTTTAGGAGGAACGCGACCTTCACCACCCCGATCAGCGAGTACCTGGACCAGCCCCTGCCCTACGCCCCAGAGAACTACCCCAAACTCTAG